GCGTCGAGGATCTCGCTGCCGAACTTTGCCATGAGCTCCTTATTGGAGGTGACCACGGCCTTGCCGTTCTCGATAGCCGTCATCACCAGCTTGCGTGCGATGCCAATCCCGCCTATGGTCTCGACGATGATGTCGATGGACGGGTCCGTGCACAGGGCCATGCCGTCGGTGGAGCGCAGTTCCGCGGGCACCTCGAACTCACGAGGACGGTCCCAGTCGATGTCCGCCACGGCGGCAAGTTCCACGGGGGCCTGGGTGCGACGCGCGATCTCATCGGCGTTGCGGGTCAGCAACTGGTAAAGCCCGCCACCCACGACGCCGCAACCAAGAATGCCGACACGAACCGTGCGTTGTTCCATAACACGAACCTCCTGAACCGATGTAGCCGGTTCGAGAATGCGACCTGGGCCGGGCGAGAGCTTGCATGATAGCGTGGGGGGGAGGTGGGGTCGCGACGCCTGCGCGCATGAACAGACACAGGGCGCGACCCCGCGGCTAAGTAGTCTCGACGTACATCAGGACCTGCCCGGCCTCTACGTGGTCCTCATTGGCGACCAGGATACGCCTGACGATGCCCGAGACGGGGCTGTGCACGTCGTTGAAGAGCTTCATGGCCTCGATCAAGCCGACAGTATCGTTTTCGTGAACTTCCTGATCCGGCTCAACGTACACGGGAGACTCGGGCGAAGGTGCACGATAAAAGATGCCGGACATGGGCGCGAGGATCGGGGTGAGGTTCTCCGGGATCGCCGGCTCAATGGGCGCATGTGCGCCGATGTCTACCGGACCGGCGACGCCCCCTGCAACTACAACCGCGGG
Above is a window of Armatimonadota bacterium DNA encoding:
- a CDS encoding biotin carboxyl carrier domain-containing protein — protein: MAIDDSDIQWLLSLAENENLAEIEVQMGEQQAVIKRLDAPAVVVAGGVAGPVDIGAHAPIEPAIPENLTPILAPMSGIFYRAPSPESPVYVEPDQEVHENDTVGLIEAMKLFNDVHSPVSGIVRRILVANEDHVEAGQVLMYVETT